One Leptospira wolbachii serovar Codice str. CDC genomic region harbors:
- a CDS encoding sulfatase produces the protein MKPKSVTIKQKTLLFLFTLLFFFLCKKTDSVLDKESVSPAIQKRPNVLWIVIDSLRGDIIGRYGVTPNLELFQKTGINFQYHLVNAAWTRPSTLVFFTGKYASANPVNFWDYPTTKSEVEAFYRSEKHPLPKLLKDNSFVTYMVGNNPFLTDKFGLGVNVGFDSLYDFSSYNEDTRRITKKTFEVLDEISSQEKPFFLFLNYNDPHKPYTPPPGFTNRIQTKEILDEKKMNYLGEVAFVDEELGKVFEELKTKNLWDNTLVLITADHGEVMHSAHAISPFTGTNTYYGHGQDLFLENIHVPLLIKLPGSTLKQSISSMTRSIDLFPTVLDYCELPIPKSIQGKSLKPLIGNLETTKRTYYGETRFTQGYGEGSEFLLQRSYRFHELGKFWQGSVGSEFYLYSDSKKDPNQENPLRISNITSIKNMKLNPSLEKKIIRFWKQIRSMEPKLPLYHLSIQPESKDTEIQIRVPQGTIRMANVPDGLVLEEKGKLVQIHTKRTEAFEISFEVYPDVSFPEFTVLFSKKQIPKTEIFTGYFGVSMASCSSNCDLLYESGPQRPMIIPKAKVYFWKEGGQKKSYSSKQELGTDALEILKKQGYVQ, from the coding sequence TATAAAACAAAAAACACTACTTTTTCTATTTACTTTACTTTTCTTTTTTCTTTGTAAAAAAACAGATTCCGTATTAGACAAGGAGTCTGTTTCGCCAGCCATACAGAAACGCCCCAATGTCCTTTGGATTGTCATTGATTCCCTAAGAGGCGATATCATTGGTCGTTATGGTGTGACTCCTAACTTGGAGTTGTTTCAAAAAACGGGGATTAACTTCCAATACCATTTGGTCAATGCAGCATGGACGAGGCCATCCACTCTGGTATTTTTTACAGGGAAATATGCTTCAGCAAATCCAGTTAATTTTTGGGATTATCCTACAACTAAATCAGAAGTGGAAGCATTTTATCGAAGTGAAAAACATCCTCTTCCTAAGTTATTAAAAGACAACTCGTTTGTTACTTATATGGTAGGGAACAATCCATTTTTGACAGATAAGTTTGGACTTGGGGTGAATGTCGGCTTTGATTCGTTATACGACTTTTCTAGTTATAACGAAGATACAAGAAGAATTACTAAAAAAACATTTGAAGTATTGGATGAAATTTCTTCGCAGGAAAAACCTTTTTTTCTTTTTTTAAATTATAACGATCCACACAAACCCTATACTCCACCACCAGGATTTACCAATCGGATTCAAACAAAAGAAATTTTAGATGAAAAGAAAATGAATTATCTCGGGGAAGTGGCCTTTGTGGATGAAGAGTTGGGAAAAGTTTTTGAAGAACTCAAAACCAAAAATCTTTGGGACAATACACTCGTCCTTATCACAGCAGATCATGGGGAAGTGATGCATAGTGCTCATGCGATCTCTCCGTTTACTGGAACAAATACTTATTATGGACATGGTCAGGATTTGTTTTTAGAAAATATCCATGTACCACTCCTGATTAAATTGCCTGGTTCAACTTTAAAACAATCGATATCTTCTATGACAAGGTCTATTGATTTATTTCCAACAGTTCTTGATTATTGTGAACTTCCGATTCCTAAGTCCATTCAGGGAAAATCACTCAAACCTTTAATTGGAAACTTAGAAACCACCAAACGAACATATTACGGTGAAACTAGGTTTACACAAGGGTATGGAGAAGGATCGGAGTTTCTTTTACAAAGGTCTTATCGTTTTCATGAATTAGGAAAATTTTGGCAGGGTTCTGTCGGAAGTGAGTTCTATTTGTATTCTGATTCCAAAAAAGATCCTAACCAAGAAAATCCATTACGTATTTCGAATATTACATCGATTAAGAACATGAAATTAAATCCATCGTTGGAAAAGAAAATCATTAGGTTTTGGAAACAAATTCGTTCTATGGAGCCAAAACTTCCTTTGTATCATCTTTCCATCCAACCAGAATCTAAAGATACAGAAATACAAATTCGAGTACCACAAGGTACCATTCGTATGGCAAATGTTCCCGATGGCCTAGTTTTGGAAGAGAAGGGAAAATTAGTGCAGATTCATACAAAACGAACTGAAGCATTTGAAATTAGTTTTGAAGTGTATCCCGATGTGAGTTTTCCCGAATTCACTGTATTGTTTTCTAAAAAACAAATTCCGAAAACAGAAATCTTTACTGGATATTTTGGTGTGAGTATGGCTTCTTGCAGTTCCAACTGTGATTTGTTATACGAATCTGGACCTCAAAGGCCAATGATCATACCTAAGGCAAAAGTTTATTTTTGGAAAGAAGGTGGGCAAAAAAAATCCTATTCTTCTAAACAAGAGTTGGGAACTGATGCTTTAGAAATTCTAAAGAAACAAGGATATGTGCAATAG
- a CDS encoding beta strand repeat-containing protein encodes MFRVCISIVFLFFSILSVSCQSITPINLQMLFGSFFASTIGQGSVIYDAPNFLFTSENGRQAEFTVRLNIEPNSSVRIGPISVSDSTEGVLLSATYLEFTEDNWDAPQSVRLAGVDDLLSDGNQNYRVQLGTTSSSDIRFSSQGLPVLLVVNTDNESSGVAASPTFGLITSETGATGNIAYVLQTRPMQDVYIRNFVSNDTTEATVATVELVFTPNNWDVPQTVTVTGIDDFSVDDSTFQISADVTVSNDPAYLGKPVPIITGTNVDDDVAGFTVVNLSGLTTTEAGGAVSFAVVLNTLPTNSVTIPSIVATPSSEGTASPASLTFAPGEWFTPKIVTVTGVDDYIVDGSSTVSIVTGAATSSDTDYNGLAGPVFPSVTNTDDDVPGFVLTTPGSLTISENGGNLSFAIHLSSQPPHGFTVTLTGITENHSITNASTTSLVFTNANWNVDQFVNITTNNNSIDEDTRTVTLQFGNVNTGGSADPIYNSVTPPAQVTILVTDDDTAGFTVTPVGGLVVHENGTPSTETFTVVLNSEPTNSVSIPSITSSNTSEITVSPASLNFTTGNWNTPQTVTITSVLDGSDDGDQNVNISFGNSSSTDPKYNAISIAAVTAINTDSNEPLVRIQNLSASSMVENGSSTITFEIRLSLKPSSNVTIGPITSSDGTEAVLLNSTAGVAASRTLTFTPTNGQAANYTGNTSESGWDVVQVVSIRSVSDSFDDGNLPVTIHIPQASGSYFAGLYPTGTLPGYTEASGNLVVTVTDNDTVGFTISSTTLNLTEGGSDGTFTVRLNSAPCDTPGNLAACASGSATIPITGETFNLPDSTQYTFSPASLTFTHANFSTAQTVTVMVTNDSINEINTRTHTLTLGAITGSGTDYEGLNPSDITINITDDDNPSPSILFTLDSGQPYFTTEAGQSAMYSLRLGSRPLPGNQVTVTVATSDATEGMINDGGSPVSSKQYLFTDANWSTSIPVEIQGVSDVLTDGNVSYTVTVNGTETGSTPSWYVSFVGSTGDTATLLNYSISENPVTVITPTNLTRAENSSAFPIYILLSQAPTDDVTVPISVTTTFPCELVASPSVPQFSLSASSVTITSANWNTIGAHNTITVTPNDDAVDDGNVSCPIVVGILSSTDGFYNAVNPYPSSNYPMLTLNDNDSAGVTSSGFTPATVITSQSGASSEFYIHLDSQPTTNVTVNFSTSPGGIVSFPTAPLTFTPSNFGSAQLVTVTGLDTASLGDVSYTISSVVTSGETGTGFAPSAIYSALTPLSISGNHINYIYDIVPCTDPNPVNACGTSPNSSGGLVTSPNLMTTEIGGQSRFQVRLRARPASNVTIPITSSNVAEGTSSVSSLVFTSSDWNTFQNVVLTGVDDFLVDGNMAYSVLFGSLSGGGSGVHGETLPSVSVTNQDND; translated from the coding sequence ATCCTGCCAATCCATAACACCAATTAATTTACAGATGTTATTCGGTTCTTTCTTTGCTTCGACAATAGGGCAAGGTTCTGTCATTTACGATGCTCCGAATTTTTTATTTACGAGTGAAAATGGAAGACAAGCAGAATTCACAGTTCGTTTGAACATAGAGCCAAACAGTTCAGTGAGAATTGGTCCCATTTCTGTCTCTGATTCCACAGAAGGTGTTTTACTATCAGCAACCTATCTTGAGTTTACTGAAGATAATTGGGATGCTCCACAAAGCGTACGTTTGGCGGGAGTGGATGATTTACTCTCCGATGGTAATCAAAACTACAGAGTCCAATTGGGTACCACCTCCTCTTCCGACATTCGATTTTCCTCTCAAGGACTTCCTGTATTACTTGTGGTCAATACAGATAATGAATCCTCTGGAGTGGCAGCAAGCCCCACATTTGGCCTAATCACTTCCGAAACGGGAGCCACAGGAAACATTGCTTATGTTTTACAAACAAGACCAATGCAAGATGTCTATATTCGAAACTTTGTTTCAAATGATACCACCGAAGCCACTGTGGCAACAGTAGAACTTGTATTTACACCTAACAACTGGGATGTGCCCCAAACTGTCACAGTCACCGGTATTGACGACTTTAGTGTGGATGATAGTACATTCCAAATTTCTGCCGATGTAACTGTATCCAATGATCCTGCTTACTTAGGAAAACCAGTTCCTATCATTACGGGAACCAATGTGGATGATGATGTGGCTGGGTTTACTGTAGTCAATCTATCAGGACTCACCACAACAGAGGCCGGTGGGGCTGTTAGCTTTGCCGTAGTGCTAAACACTTTACCAACTAATTCGGTAACTATTCCTTCCATTGTAGCTACACCGAGTTCAGAAGGTACGGCAAGTCCGGCATCGCTTACCTTTGCTCCAGGAGAATGGTTCACTCCAAAAATTGTTACTGTTACGGGTGTAGATGATTATATTGTAGATGGGTCAAGTACAGTCTCAATTGTAACTGGTGCGGCGACCTCTTCCGATACCGATTACAATGGTTTGGCGGGACCAGTCTTTCCTTCTGTTACCAATACGGATGATGATGTTCCAGGATTTGTCCTTACAACTCCTGGGAGTTTGACCATATCAGAAAATGGAGGTAATCTTTCTTTTGCCATCCATCTTTCTTCCCAACCGCCTCATGGATTTACAGTGACACTCACAGGCATAACTGAAAACCATTCCATCACTAATGCCAGCACAACAAGTCTAGTATTTACCAATGCCAATTGGAACGTAGATCAATTTGTCAATATCACAACGAACAACAATTCGATTGATGAAGATACAAGGACTGTCACCTTACAATTTGGAAACGTAAATACTGGTGGCTCCGCAGATCCAATATACAATTCGGTAACACCACCTGCACAAGTAACGATCCTTGTCACAGATGATGATACGGCAGGATTTACTGTCACACCAGTGGGTGGCCTTGTGGTTCATGAAAACGGAACCCCTTCCACAGAAACCTTTACCGTAGTTTTGAATTCGGAGCCGACAAACTCGGTGAGTATTCCAAGTATCACATCCAGTAATACCTCAGAAATAACCGTATCACCTGCATCTTTAAACTTTACTACAGGGAACTGGAACACACCTCAAACCGTTACCATTACATCCGTGTTAGATGGATCAGACGATGGGGACCAAAATGTAAATATTTCTTTTGGAAATTCATCCTCTACAGATCCCAAATACAATGCTATCTCCATTGCGGCGGTAACTGCCATCAATACCGATAGTAATGAACCCTTGGTTCGCATCCAAAACCTATCTGCATCTTCTATGGTGGAAAACGGTAGTTCTACCATTACTTTCGAAATTAGACTTTCATTAAAACCGAGCTCCAATGTAACGATTGGTCCGATTACTTCTTCGGATGGAACAGAAGCGGTATTACTCAATAGTACTGCAGGAGTTGCGGCCTCACGAACACTTACCTTTACACCAACGAACGGGCAGGCTGCAAACTATACTGGCAATACCAGCGAGAGTGGTTGGGATGTGGTGCAAGTTGTTAGCATTCGTTCTGTCTCCGATTCCTTTGATGATGGGAATCTTCCAGTGACCATCCATATCCCACAAGCCAGTGGATCTTATTTCGCGGGCCTTTATCCCACAGGAACTCTTCCTGGATACACAGAAGCTAGCGGGAATTTGGTGGTGACAGTCACAGACAACGATACAGTTGGTTTCACCATTTCATCGACTACGTTAAATCTTACAGAAGGAGGAAGTGACGGAACCTTCACTGTCCGTTTAAATTCGGCTCCGTGTGACACTCCTGGTAATTTAGCGGCTTGTGCTTCTGGTTCTGCCACCATTCCGATTACAGGGGAAACCTTTAACTTACCCGATTCCACTCAATATACTTTCTCACCGGCAAGTCTTACCTTCACTCACGCCAACTTCTCTACAGCACAAACAGTGACAGTTATGGTCACCAATGATTCTATCAACGAAATCAACACAAGAACCCATACGCTAACGTTAGGTGCCATTACAGGATCGGGAACCGATTATGAAGGTTTGAATCCTTCAGACATCACAATCAATATCACTGATGATGATAATCCATCTCCCAGTATTTTATTTACTTTGGACTCAGGACAACCCTACTTCACAACAGAAGCAGGACAATCCGCAATGTACAGCCTACGACTGGGAAGCCGCCCTCTTCCTGGAAACCAAGTCACAGTGACCGTTGCCACTTCTGATGCCACGGAAGGGATGATCAATGATGGAGGATCCCCTGTCAGCTCAAAACAATATCTTTTTACTGATGCGAACTGGAGCACTTCCATCCCCGTGGAAATCCAAGGAGTTTCCGATGTATTAACTGATGGGAACGTAAGTTATACGGTGACAGTGAATGGGACGGAAACCGGGTCCACACCTTCCTGGTATGTTAGCTTTGTTGGAAGTACAGGAGATACTGCCACCCTTCTTAATTATAGTATTTCTGAGAACCCTGTCACGGTAATCACCCCTACAAACCTAACACGGGCAGAAAATTCTTCTGCTTTTCCTATCTATATTTTACTTAGCCAAGCTCCCACAGATGATGTTACTGTTCCCATTTCCGTAACCACAACTTTCCCATGTGAGCTCGTTGCCAGCCCTTCTGTTCCACAATTTTCTCTATCCGCAAGTTCTGTGACTATTACCAGTGCCAATTGGAATACAATTGGAGCACATAACACGATCACTGTGACTCCGAATGATGACGCTGTCGATGATGGGAATGTATCTTGCCCCATTGTTGTGGGAATCCTTTCTTCCACTGACGGATTTTATAATGCAGTGAACCCTTATCCTTCTTCTAACTATCCAATGCTTACATTGAATGATAATGATAGTGCGGGGGTCACTAGTTCAGGATTTACTCCGGCCACGGTGATTACTTCCCAATCGGGGGCTTCTTCCGAATTTTATATTCATTTGGATTCACAACCCACAACCAATGTCACTGTGAACTTCAGCACATCCCCTGGGGGCATTGTGAGTTTTCCCACAGCACCTCTCACCTTCACACCGAGTAATTTTGGATCAGCCCAACTTGTCACCGTAACAGGACTTGATACAGCAAGCCTAGGGGATGTGAGTTATACTATATCTTCTGTTGTCACATCGGGAGAAACGGGTACGGGCTTCGCACCCTCCGCTATTTACAGCGCACTCACTCCTTTATCCATCTCAGGGAATCATATCAATTATATATATGATATCGTCCCTTGCACTGATCCCAATCCTGTGAATGCTTGCGGGACATCTCCCAATAGCTCAGGAGGGCTTGTCACTTCACCTAACTTAATGACTACGGAAATTGGTGGTCAGTCCAGATTCCAAGTTCGGTTACGGGCACGACCAGCATCTAATGTTACCATTCCTATTACTAGTTCTAATGTTGCCGAAGGAACATCTTCAGTTTCTAGTTTGGTGTTTACTTCCAGCGATTGGAATACCTTCCAAAACGTAGTCCTTACGGGAGTTGATGATTTCCTTGTTGATGGAAATATGGCGTATTCGGTTTTATTTGGTTCTCTTAGTGGCGGAGGGAGTGGGGTTCATGGAGAGACATTGCCGTCTGTATCAGTCACAAACCAAGACAATGATTGA